From Lagopus muta isolate bLagMut1 chromosome 15, bLagMut1 primary, whole genome shotgun sequence, the proteins below share one genomic window:
- the EMP2 gene encoding epithelial membrane protein 2: protein MLILLAFIIIFHITSAALLFISTIDNAWWVGDNFSTDVWSACATNNSTCTPITVQFREYQSIQAVQASMVLSTIFCCVAFLVFILQLFRLKQGERFVLTSIIQLLSCLCVMIAASIYTDRHEELHKSIEYAIEVSKGQYGYSFVLAWIAFAFTLISGVMYLVLRKRK from the exons ATGTTGATTCTTTTGGCTTTCATTATTATATTTCACATAACTTCAGCAGCGCTGTTGTTCATCTCAACTATTGACAAT GCCTGGTGGGTAGGAGATAATTTTTCTACAGATGTCTGGAGTGCATGTGCCACAAATAATAGCACCTGCACACCTATTACTGTTCAATTCAGAG aataTCAATCAATTCAGGCTGTTCAGGCCTCCATGGTCCTATCTACTATTTTCTGTTGTGTGGCatttctggttttcattctCCAACTTTTCCGTCTAAAGCAAGGAGAAAGATTTGTGTTAACCTCTATTATCCAGCTCCTGTCAT GTCTGTGCGTGATGATTGCAGCTTCCATTTACACAGATAGGCATGAAGAACTGCACAAGAGCATTGAATATGCCATTGAAGTTTCTAAAGGCCAGTATGGCTATTCCTTCGTCTTAGCCTGGATTGCATTTGCCTTTACTCTGATCAGTGGTGTTATGTACCTAGTATTAAGGAAACGTAAATAA